In Indioceanicola profundi, the following proteins share a genomic window:
- the aac(3) gene encoding aminoglycoside 3-N-acetyltransferase yields the protein MLTAPSTSPPFRTRASLRCDLQALGIGSGDMVMVHAAMSRVGRLLNGPDALIGALLDAVGPSGTILAYTDWDAAYDELLDGNGCVPPEWRDHIPPFDPAVSRASRDNGILAEFIRTTSGARRSGNPGASVAAIGAYADRLVSAHPLDYGYGEDSPLARLVEAGGKVLMVGAPLDTITLLHHAEHLARIPGKRIRRYEVPFAMPRGVLWRMIEEFETAEPVVPGLTDDYFAQIVRAFLAGRDGTQGLVGAAPSVLVDAASICAFAVEWLERQVGGWVP from the coding sequence ATGTTGACGGCGCCTTCCACCTCTCCACCTTTCCGCACGCGCGCCTCGCTCCGCTGCGACCTGCAAGCCCTTGGAATCGGGAGCGGCGACATGGTCATGGTCCACGCAGCCATGAGCCGGGTGGGACGGCTGCTGAACGGGCCGGATGCGCTGATCGGGGCCCTTCTCGACGCAGTCGGCCCCTCCGGCACCATCCTCGCCTATACGGATTGGGACGCCGCCTATGACGAGTTGCTGGACGGGAACGGCTGCGTTCCGCCCGAATGGCGCGACCACATCCCGCCCTTCGACCCCGCGGTCTCCCGGGCGAGCCGCGACAATGGCATTCTGGCCGAGTTCATCCGCACCACATCTGGGGCCAGACGGAGCGGCAATCCGGGCGCCTCCGTGGCCGCGATCGGGGCCTATGCCGACCGGCTGGTCTCGGCCCATCCGCTTGACTATGGCTATGGGGAAGACTCGCCGCTGGCGCGGTTGGTGGAGGCCGGCGGCAAGGTGCTGATGGTGGGCGCCCCGCTCGACACCATCACGCTTCTTCACCATGCCGAACATCTGGCCCGTATTCCGGGCAAGCGCATCCGCCGCTATGAGGTGCCCTTCGCCATGCCCCGAGGCGTGCTATGGCGCATGATCGAAGAGTTCGAAACAGCGGAGCCGGTCGTGCCCGGCCTGACCGACGACTATTTCGCCCAGATCGTGCGCGCGTTCCTGGCGGGCAGAGACGGAACGCAAGGCTTGGTCGGCGCCGCGCCCTCAGTCCTCGTCGATGCGGCGTCGATCTGCGCCTTTGCGGTCGAATGGTTAGAGCGGCAGGTCGGTGGCTGGGTCCCATGA
- a CDS encoding ParD-like family protein, protein MGIVNIDDELHDQLRKACKVSCRSINAQAAFWIRIGMLCELNPDLTFHAIVARELRQAGVDAKDLKAA, encoded by the coding sequence ATGGGTATCGTGAACATCGATGATGAGCTGCACGATCAACTGCGCAAGGCATGCAAAGTGTCCTGCCGATCGATAAACGCCCAGGCGGCCTTCTGGATCAGGATCGGCATGCTCTGCGAGCTGAACCCCGACCTCACCTTCCATGCGATCGTCGCGCGCGAGCTGCGGCAAGCCGGGGTCGATGCCAAGGACCTGAAGGCTGCCTGA
- the map gene encoding type I methionyl aminopeptidase: MTKTPEEIELLAEAGRLLALVFAHLDAVPLAGLSTMQVNRLVEDFIVEHLDARPASKGQYGYGYVLNCSRNEVVCHGVPSDGEILKDGDIVNFDITLEKHGYIADSSKTYLIGTVAPSARRLVQVTYEAMWKGIGAVRPGARLGDVGHAIERHAKRNGYSVVREYCGHGIGREMHEAPEVLHFGRPGTGITLKEGMVFTIEPMLNQGRRTVRTEADGWTVVTMDGKLSAQFEHTVAVTGDGVRVLTLRPDEKPTAADAGLRCRSVPMFDPT; this comes from the coding sequence GTGACGAAGACGCCTGAGGAGATCGAGCTTCTGGCCGAAGCCGGACGGCTGCTTGCCTTGGTATTCGCCCATCTCGACGCGGTCCCACTTGCCGGTCTGTCGACGATGCAGGTGAACCGCCTGGTTGAGGATTTTATTGTCGAGCACCTGGATGCACGCCCGGCCAGCAAGGGCCAGTATGGCTATGGCTATGTGCTTAACTGCTCCAGGAACGAGGTTGTCTGCCACGGCGTTCCATCGGACGGAGAAATCCTGAAAGACGGCGACATCGTCAACTTCGATATCACGCTGGAAAAGCACGGCTATATCGCGGACTCCAGCAAGACCTACCTCATTGGAACGGTCGCTCCATCGGCAAGGCGCCTGGTTCAGGTGACCTACGAGGCGATGTGGAAGGGCATCGGTGCCGTGCGCCCCGGCGCGAGACTGGGTGATGTCGGTCATGCCATCGAGCGGCATGCCAAGCGCAACGGCTATTCGGTCGTGCGGGAATATTGCGGTCACGGTATCGGGCGCGAGATGCATGAGGCGCCGGAGGTGCTTCACTTCGGGCGGCCTGGGACGGGCATCACCCTCAAGGAAGGCATGGTCTTCACCATCGAGCCAATGCTCAATCAGGGACGGCGCACGGTGCGGACGGAGGCGGACGGTTGGACCGTGGTGACGATGGATGGGAAACTGTCCGCCCAGTTCGAACACACGGTCGCTGTAACGGGCGATGGCGTGCGAGTCCTGACCTTGCGCCCCGACGAGAAGCCAACGGCTGCGGATGCCGGACTCCGGTGTCGATCGGTTCCGATGTTTGACCCCACCTGA
- a CDS encoding tandem-95 repeat protein: MATIDLRHLDSNRDGSSPVSNGSDISWGEILTAFGTNQSLGRVLRELYDDGLIKFTFSNGAVAQDTSKNPYRDLSSKSYSPTQKAQVVKSINVEGGNGKDTIYGTDLSETIKAGNGDDLVIGGGGADVQSGGRGKDTFTYKTAADSVNEEGRHDLITDFNAREGDRIDLSALGKIGWGGQAALGGGTPSAWYSATGSTASLFVDLDGNGAADMRIDLKGVTSIAQSDLIGVAKPATPPVTPPNPTPPTATANPDASAISEDARLALVSGNVLSNDASGLKVASVNGQKLSTSLKAAAVKGEHGVLAIGQDGKWVYTLNNRDAAVQALGVDETLAETFTYVATGKGNSVATSTLTVTIKGTNDGPVAVKDTAKTDESAAIDIAVLQNDTDKDATDSLSVTSAEVSKGQGTASVNPDGTIKYDPAGAYDSLAPDETAEVVITYKISDGHGGTATSTATVIVTGKANGGVQTVSDPAGLDKVVGTDQVDTVVYTGSGPVGSASSPFILKEGIENFQMEGSGALNIQDNAGNNNFSLGSAEEKNVNLSKGGSDSVTGTADELDGANITGFSTNDRIVVEGAPSLRILDVTAGSAILHLDTDANGSVDATVRLEGDGLDGSKLDPNDFTVSSSDGASAITFTPDNNTAPVAAAVAAEGDEDTIITGKVAATDADTDALTYKVVEQPKPDQGTLDFKPDGTYSFTPAPDYNGEVIFTYKANDGTVDSNVAAVTITVNPVDEAPVNTAPVAEFSSVNGDEDTVIRGKVTAVDEDGDTLSYAVHGDTPEGLTFNADGTYSFVPAKDFNGEVTFQFVAKDGTLESAPQTATINVMSVNDAPVAKDGSVSGVEDAARIEGKVSATDRDGDTLTYELVEGIDLSKGTLNLDPDGTYSFSPVKGFSGEASFTYKATDGTADSNVATVAITVDAVNSAPVAQNASAKGDEDTVISGRVTATDEDGDTLTYNLVDGPDEDQGTLVFKQDGTYSFTPAPDFNGEVTFTYKASDGKADSNVATATITVKPVDEAPALPEINILSGTGEVVEGGVATYTFTRTGNTTSALDIAITVIGSAVSGQDYMAAPDKVTFAAGAATATLDIQTATDNEAEPVETIEVAIAPGADYRIGASDTMPTDLLDAPPARVLPTLSISDASASEGGNANFRLILSEPVPEPLTVTYQIEHGTTSRGDVPVGARTLTIARNITDRGFNVATIEDALPESDETFTVKILSVTNANGETAATIVDGEGTGTILNDDGELLPAGVVITQTGGSTAVTEGSATDTFTVALATQPTADVTVQVATGNQLTALGPNGGSSELVFTSANWNVPQTITVKADDEYETEGPHSDVVTFYTMSTDPDYDGLMPDDLPVAITDGPGEPAPIPYVTVANLGGDATEGGEMSFTFHRSEASGDLPILWERTGGTISPDDIEAIKWNGEAGGYEGFKGTSQTATLTFVLKDDTLVEGSEDFGTLTVKPSDLYLYDDPYTATGTVLDNDEPVAEEPVPPEVSVSGPANGVTEGETLTYTFTRSGSTDAALDVSYSLGGTATAGSDFTSPSGTVTFVAGQDTTTVTVETANDTDDEANETIDVTLKPDASYTINQQSGSASGSIIDNDEPVIVTPTDQTIVATTEASSFVGGEGNDTLLFPIIPTGTTQLLGGSVANASISLGGTIVGTPFAGKTISNIENLSFENIQGPSGRTLTINGDAGDNILTVTRTTRKTDINGGDGNDTISFTGTTGAASEAMNSVISGGAGNDKVTVANGATIDDRVASGASGDDTYDLGTGLFKQELLFGADNGNDTVTKYSVGNATVPSDVLNFAAAGIQASNVMVAENAGDTVFTINQGGTTGTVTVKNVTGLEFGTHWTAEGTPPGTGGDAEEPTGDAGILLSEAGGTEVAEGGKTDTIGIVLTRKPTADVTIQVGADPGLALSQRTLTFTPENWNHVQDLTVTAEDDPDYEGTHAHSVFFSPATSDDPLYDGLAAPYDPLVSVIDNDEQVNTAPTASPVTVDIWEDDLSVDVTGFGSDAETGVTYAIVSQPEQGTVTLNPDGQTFRFEGNPGMIDVARGEVLPVTFAYKVNDGKEDSAPATITINVHGMDAGDETIIATSNSTSSQTDFFPINGGDGIDTVVFNSFALGSGANVITLGGTVQSTPYAGKPIENVENITLKGVTSPNAARTLTVNGDGQANVITVEATTQKLLLNGLDGDDTFNFAGTGAGETSILRGGSGNDTVNAHSGLTIDDRSPGGVSGDDLYDFGTGVQHANFYGSNGNDTVSGFEKGVDKLHFLTGAQGVRAAVVGDDTVFTTNTGKVTVLGVTDLVAGTDWMLT, translated from the coding sequence ATGGCTACGATTGATCTTCGTCACCTGGACTCGAACCGCGACGGGTCCTCGCCCGTCAGCAATGGCAGCGACATCAGCTGGGGAGAAATTCTCACCGCTTTCGGGACCAATCAGTCCCTGGGCCGGGTGCTTCGCGAACTCTATGACGACGGCCTGATCAAGTTTACCTTCAGCAACGGCGCGGTGGCGCAGGACACCAGCAAGAACCCCTATCGGGACCTCTCGTCCAAGTCTTATTCACCCACTCAAAAGGCGCAGGTGGTCAAATCCATCAATGTCGAGGGCGGCAACGGCAAGGACACGATCTACGGCACCGACCTGTCCGAGACAATCAAGGCAGGCAACGGCGATGACCTGGTCATCGGCGGCGGTGGCGCCGATGTACAATCCGGCGGACGTGGCAAGGACACCTTTACCTACAAGACAGCGGCGGACTCGGTAAACGAAGAGGGCAGGCACGACCTCATCACCGACTTCAACGCCCGCGAGGGCGACCGGATCGACCTCTCAGCCCTGGGCAAGATCGGCTGGGGCGGGCAAGCCGCGTTGGGTGGGGGAACCCCTTCGGCCTGGTACAGCGCCACGGGATCCACGGCCTCTCTGTTCGTCGATCTCGACGGCAATGGCGCCGCCGACATGCGCATCGACCTCAAGGGCGTCACCAGCATCGCCCAGTCCGACCTGATCGGCGTCGCGAAGCCGGCGACACCTCCGGTCACGCCCCCCAACCCGACCCCGCCGACGGCAACGGCCAATCCCGATGCATCGGCGATCAGCGAGGATGCACGGCTTGCCCTGGTCTCCGGCAATGTGCTTTCCAATGATGCCTCTGGCCTCAAGGTCGCATCGGTCAACGGGCAGAAGCTCTCAACATCGCTGAAGGCGGCTGCGGTCAAGGGTGAGCATGGTGTGCTAGCCATCGGCCAGGATGGTAAGTGGGTCTATACCCTGAACAACAGGGACGCCGCCGTACAGGCCCTCGGGGTGGATGAGACCCTAGCCGAGACCTTCACTTATGTCGCCACAGGTAAGGGCAATTCTGTCGCCACATCGACCCTGACGGTCACCATCAAGGGCACCAATGACGGTCCCGTGGCCGTGAAGGACACGGCCAAGACCGACGAGTCCGCAGCAATCGACATCGCGGTGCTGCAGAACGACACGGACAAGGATGCGACGGACAGTCTTTCCGTCACCTCGGCAGAGGTGAGCAAGGGGCAGGGCACCGCGAGCGTCAATCCGGACGGCACGATCAAATATGACCCCGCCGGCGCCTATGACAGCCTCGCTCCGGATGAAACGGCCGAGGTGGTGATCACCTACAAGATCTCCGACGGCCATGGCGGCACAGCGACCTCTACGGCAACAGTGATTGTCACAGGCAAGGCCAATGGGGGCGTCCAGACCGTATCCGATCCAGCCGGCCTCGATAAGGTTGTGGGCACGGACCAGGTGGATACGGTGGTCTACACCGGCAGCGGTCCCGTGGGCTCAGCCAGCAGCCCGTTCATCCTGAAAGAGGGGATCGAGAACTTCCAGATGGAAGGAAGCGGCGCCCTCAACATCCAGGACAATGCCGGGAACAACAACTTCAGCCTCGGCAGTGCCGAGGAGAAAAACGTAAATCTGTCAAAAGGCGGGTCTGACAGCGTCACCGGCACAGCCGATGAACTCGACGGCGCCAACATCACCGGCTTCAGCACCAATGACCGGATCGTGGTCGAGGGAGCGCCGTCTCTGCGGATCCTGGACGTCACGGCCGGCTCGGCGATCCTTCACCTCGACACGGACGCGAATGGCTCAGTCGATGCAACGGTCAGGCTCGAAGGCGACGGGCTGGACGGGTCGAAGCTTGATCCCAACGACTTCACGGTTTCCTCCTCGGATGGCGCCAGCGCCATCACCTTCACGCCGGACAACAACACGGCCCCGGTGGCTGCAGCCGTTGCCGCGGAAGGCGACGAGGACACCATCATCACCGGCAAGGTGGCAGCCACGGATGCCGACACGGACGCCCTGACCTACAAGGTGGTGGAACAGCCAAAGCCGGACCAGGGTACGCTCGACTTCAAGCCGGACGGCACCTACAGCTTCACGCCGGCACCGGACTACAATGGCGAGGTGATCTTCACCTACAAGGCCAATGACGGAACGGTGGACAGCAACGTCGCGGCCGTCACGATTACCGTGAACCCGGTTGACGAAGCTCCCGTCAACACAGCGCCGGTGGCTGAGTTCAGCTCGGTAAACGGCGATGAGGATACGGTCATCAGGGGCAAGGTCACCGCGGTGGACGAGGACGGTGACACGCTGAGCTATGCAGTCCATGGCGATACCCCAGAGGGGCTGACCTTCAATGCGGACGGCACATACAGTTTCGTCCCGGCGAAGGACTTCAACGGCGAGGTGACGTTCCAGTTCGTGGCCAAGGACGGCACGCTCGAGAGCGCGCCCCAGACCGCGACGATCAACGTCATGTCTGTCAATGATGCGCCGGTGGCGAAGGACGGGTCCGTTTCCGGCGTGGAGGATGCGGCGCGCATTGAGGGGAAAGTCTCGGCTACCGACCGGGACGGCGACACGCTGACCTATGAGCTGGTCGAGGGGATTGATCTCTCCAAGGGCACGCTCAACCTCGACCCGGACGGCACCTATAGCTTCTCGCCGGTCAAAGGCTTCAGCGGCGAGGCCAGCTTCACCTACAAGGCCACTGACGGAACGGCCGACAGCAATGTCGCGACGGTCGCGATCACCGTGGACGCGGTCAACAGTGCTCCGGTGGCGCAGAACGCCTCGGCCAAAGGCGACGAGGATACCGTCATCAGCGGCAGGGTCACCGCGACGGACGAGGATGGCGACACGCTGACTTACAATCTGGTGGACGGCCCGGATGAGGATCAGGGCACGCTGGTCTTCAAGCAAGATGGCACCTATAGCTTCACGCCGGCACCGGACTTCAACGGTGAGGTGACCTTCACCTATAAGGCCAGTGATGGAAAAGCGGACAGCAACGTCGCCACCGCCACGATCACGGTAAAGCCGGTCGACGAGGCCCCCGCGCTTCCTGAGATCAACATCCTCTCCGGCACTGGTGAAGTGGTCGAAGGCGGCGTGGCCACCTACACCTTCACCCGCACGGGCAACACAACATCAGCCCTCGACATCGCCATCACTGTGATTGGCTCTGCAGTGTCGGGCCAGGACTACATGGCGGCTCCGGACAAGGTGACGTTCGCGGCGGGGGCCGCCACGGCAACCCTCGACATCCAGACCGCAACGGATAATGAGGCCGAACCTGTCGAGACGATCGAAGTGGCGATCGCGCCAGGCGCGGACTACAGGATCGGCGCTTCGGACACGATGCCCACGGACCTGCTTGACGCTCCTCCCGCTCGGGTTCTTCCGACCCTCTCCATCAGCGACGCGTCGGCCTCTGAGGGCGGCAATGCCAATTTCCGGCTGATCTTGTCTGAACCGGTCCCGGAACCCCTGACGGTCACCTATCAGATCGAGCATGGCACAACCTCCAGGGGCGATGTTCCTGTAGGAGCGCGCACCCTCACGATTGCTAGAAACATAACAGATCGTGGATTTAACGTCGCGACGATTGAGGATGCTCTTCCCGAATCTGACGAGACCTTTACGGTAAAGATCCTAAGCGTGACGAATGCGAACGGTGAAACCGCCGCAACCATTGTGGATGGTGAAGGCACAGGCACGATCCTAAATGATGACGGGGAACTCCTTCCGGCTGGCGTTGTCATCACGCAGACCGGCGGGTCGACCGCCGTGACCGAAGGCAGCGCCACCGACACATTTACGGTGGCCCTGGCGACCCAACCTACGGCCGATGTCACGGTGCAGGTTGCAACGGGCAACCAGCTTACCGCACTCGGCCCGAACGGGGGCTCCTCGGAACTGGTCTTCACCTCAGCCAACTGGAATGTCCCGCAGACCATCACCGTCAAGGCGGATGATGAATATGAGACGGAGGGGCCGCACTCCGATGTGGTGACCTTCTATACGATGAGCACCGACCCGGACTATGACGGTCTCATGCCGGATGACCTGCCGGTCGCCATCACCGACGGTCCAGGCGAACCCGCTCCGATTCCCTACGTGACCGTGGCCAATCTCGGCGGCGATGCCACGGAAGGCGGAGAGATGAGCTTCACCTTCCATCGCTCGGAAGCCAGCGGTGACCTGCCAATCCTCTGGGAACGTACGGGCGGAACGATCAGCCCGGATGATATTGAGGCCATCAAGTGGAATGGCGAAGCGGGCGGATATGAGGGTTTCAAGGGCACGTCGCAGACCGCGACCCTGACCTTCGTTCTGAAGGATGACACGCTTGTCGAGGGCAGCGAGGATTTCGGCACCCTGACGGTTAAGCCGAGCGATCTCTACCTCTACGATGATCCCTATACGGCGACGGGAACGGTTCTCGACAACGATGAACCGGTTGCCGAAGAGCCTGTGCCGCCGGAGGTCAGTGTCAGCGGCCCGGCGAATGGCGTGACGGAAGGCGAAACCCTCACCTACACCTTCACCCGGTCGGGCAGCACGGACGCGGCTTTGGACGTGTCATACAGCTTGGGCGGCACGGCCACAGCTGGATCCGACTTCACGTCGCCTTCCGGCACCGTGACGTTCGTGGCCGGCCAGGACACGACAACTGTGACGGTCGAGACCGCCAATGACACAGACGATGAGGCGAACGAGACGATTGACGTGACGCTGAAGCCGGATGCCAGCTACACAATCAACCAGCAATCCGGATCCGCATCGGGCAGCATCATCGACAATGATGAGCCGGTCATTGTGACGCCAACTGACCAGACCATTGTCGCGACAACGGAGGCCTCGAGCTTCGTCGGCGGCGAGGGGAACGATACCCTGCTGTTCCCGATCATCCCAACGGGCACAACGCAGTTGCTGGGCGGCTCCGTTGCCAACGCTTCGATCAGCCTCGGCGGAACCATCGTGGGAACGCCCTTCGCTGGGAAGACCATCTCGAACATCGAGAATCTCTCGTTCGAGAATATCCAAGGGCCTTCCGGCCGGACGCTGACCATCAACGGGGATGCCGGGGACAACATCCTGACCGTGACCAGAACCACCCGTAAAACCGACATCAACGGAGGCGATGGCAATGACACGATCAGCTTTACCGGCACGACCGGCGCCGCATCGGAAGCCATGAATTCGGTGATCAGCGGCGGTGCTGGCAACGACAAGGTCACGGTGGCGAACGGGGCCACCATTGATGACCGGGTTGCCAGCGGAGCATCGGGCGATGACACCTATGATCTCGGGACCGGGTTGTTCAAGCAGGAACTGCTGTTCGGAGCCGATAACGGCAACGATACCGTCACGAAATACAGCGTCGGGAATGCAACAGTACCTTCCGACGTTCTGAACTTCGCAGCAGCCGGGATTCAGGCCAGCAATGTGATGGTGGCGGAAAACGCCGGCGATACGGTCTTCACCATCAACCAAGGCGGCACCACCGGTACCGTGACCGTGAAGAATGTCACAGGCCTGGAGTTCGGTACGCACTGGACGGCGGAAGGTACGCCTCCGGGGACAGGCGGTGACGCGGAGGAGCCCACGGGTGATGCCGGAATCCTGCTCTCTGAGGCTGGCGGCACGGAAGTGGCGGAGGGCGGCAAAACCGACACGATCGGCATTGTCCTGACCCGCAAACCAACGGCGGATGTGACCATCCAGGTTGGCGCCGATCCCGGCCTTGCGCTGTCGCAGCGAACACTCACTTTCACGCCCGAGAACTGGAACCATGTCCAGGATCTCACCGTAACGGCTGAGGACGATCCGGACTATGAGGGCACACACGCGCACTCCGTGTTCTTCTCACCGGCGACGAGTGATGATCCACTCTATGATGGCCTCGCGGCCCCTTACGATCCGCTGGTGTCAGTCATCGACAACGATGAGCAGGTCAATACAGCGCCGACCGCCAGCCCGGTGACAGTGGACATTTGGGAGGATGATCTGAGCGTGGATGTCACTGGCTTCGGTTCGGATGCGGAGACCGGCGTCACCTACGCCATCGTCTCCCAACCCGAGCAGGGCACGGTGACACTCAATCCCGATGGGCAGACCTTCCGCTTTGAGGGCAATCCCGGGATGATTGACGTTGCCCGCGGGGAAGTGCTGCCGGTCACCTTTGCGTACAAGGTAAATGACGGAAAGGAGGACAGTGCGCCGGCGACGATCACCATCAACGTCCATGGGATGGATGCTGGCGATGAGACGATCATCGCAACCAGCAACAGCACATCCAGCCAGACGGACTTCTTCCCCATCAACGGCGGCGACGGCATCGATACCGTGGTGTTCAACTCCTTCGCTCTTGGCAGCGGGGCAAATGTGATCACCCTCGGGGGAACGGTCCAGAGCACGCCCTATGCCGGCAAGCCGATCGAGAACGTGGAGAACATCACCCTGAAAGGTGTGACATCCCCCAACGCCGCTCGCACGCTGACGGTCAACGGGGATGGTCAGGCCAATGTGATCACTGTGGAGGCCACGACGCAAAAGCTCTTGCTGAACGGGCTCGACGGAGACGACACCTTCAACTTCGCGGGGACCGGTGCGGGTGAGACATCGATCCTCAGGGGCGGCAGTGGCAACGATACGGTGAATGCACATAGCGGCCTCACCATCGACGACCGAAGCCCTGGCGGAGTATCGGGCGACGACCTCTACGACTTCGGAACCGGTGTTCAGCACGCAAACTTCTATGGTTCCAACGGCAACGACACGGTCAGCGGCTTTGAGAAAGGCGTAGACAAGTTGCACTTCCTTACGGGTGCACAGGGGGTCAGGGCGGCCGTTGTCGGCGACGACACGGTCTTTACGACGAACACGGGCAAGGTCACGGTTCTGGGCGTCACGGATCTGGTGGCTGGCACCGATTGGATGCTCACTTGA
- a CDS encoding FkbM family methyltransferase, which yields MRQRITRLLERWLDFRAMGQLPAGFDLAHDIARWLPDLKVEVIFDIGGNVGQSALRFAQQFPGASIYSFEPGNGIFEQLVSATTDVPRISCHKVALGARADERLFVLKNLISHLAQEGENLDGMEVHHVRVQTLDSFCRSYAIDHITLLKIDTEGHDLDVLRGGENLISRAGIDIIQVEAGLHPLNERHVGLRAFQDWLEERGYFLFGFYEQTHEFNGEPQLRRADVAFVSPHLRAARHIC from the coding sequence ATGAGGCAGCGCATTACCCGCCTTTTGGAACGGTGGCTCGATTTCCGGGCGATGGGACAGCTGCCGGCGGGATTTGATCTGGCGCATGATATCGCCCGATGGCTTCCCGATCTGAAAGTCGAGGTAATCTTTGATATCGGCGGCAATGTGGGGCAGTCGGCGCTTCGGTTTGCTCAGCAGTTTCCAGGAGCGTCCATTTACAGCTTTGAACCAGGCAATGGCATTTTCGAGCAGCTTGTCTCTGCCACAACCGATGTTCCCCGGATCAGCTGCCACAAGGTGGCGCTCGGGGCTCGCGCCGATGAGCGCCTCTTTGTCCTCAAAAATCTGATCTCACACCTGGCACAAGAGGGAGAGAATCTGGACGGTATGGAGGTGCACCATGTCCGTGTCCAGACATTGGACTCATTCTGCAGGTCTTATGCTATAGATCACATCACGCTTCTCAAGATCGACACGGAGGGGCATGACCTGGATGTGCTGCGTGGCGGCGAGAATTTGATAAGCAGAGCCGGCATCGATATCATTCAAGTTGAGGCTGGCCTTCATCCGCTCAACGAGCGCCATGTGGGACTCCGCGCGTTCCAGGACTGGCTGGAAGAGCGTGGATATTTTCTGTTCGGCTTCTATGAGCAGACGCACGAATTCAACGGAGAACCTCAGTTGAGGCGCGCGGATGTGGCTTTTGTCTCACCACATCTTCGCGCTGCTCGACATATTTGCTAG
- a CDS encoding glycosyltransferase family 4 protein, which yields MRILCFAPQPFFQDRGTPIRFKAMVDALVAHGHQVDVLTFHEGEDVDIGGGRIFRIPALPGLSNIRPSFSLKKVICDLLMLVRAVPILVRTRYDVIHAVEESAYLARLLKIVFRVPFVYDMHSSVAQQMVEKFPGLSRLSWALNAAERGLIKSSAGVVAVCRDVELYVRQARPDAHVVRLEDISFVGDTPAAPVAPLDVPGPVVMYVGNLEHYQGVGLLLEAFTRAVKQGAPGTLVIVGGLPEDVLDYRRRAADSGIADRVRFLGQRPVTELAGHLEQADILVSPRTHGVNTPMKIYNYLGSGRAVLATRLPTHTQVLDDSIACLVPPEPQAMAEGLMRLITDAEMRGRLGAAARERALAEHTFEAFSRKLTAFYAHIDSAAPSKVQLEGAGTNLNSALVFASAIPW from the coding sequence ATGAGAATTCTTTGCTTCGCCCCCCAGCCTTTCTTCCAGGACCGCGGCACCCCGATCCGGTTCAAGGCCATGGTCGACGCCCTGGTGGCGCATGGCCATCAGGTGGATGTCCTGACCTTCCATGAGGGCGAGGATGTCGACATCGGCGGTGGCCGCATCTTCCGCATCCCCGCCCTGCCCGGCCTCAGCAACATAAGGCCGAGCTTTTCCCTGAAGAAGGTGATCTGCGATCTGCTGATGCTGGTCCGGGCGGTGCCGATCCTGGTCCGCACGCGATACGACGTGATCCATGCCGTCGAGGAGTCGGCCTATCTGGCGCGGCTCCTCAAAATCGTGTTCCGGGTGCCCTTCGTCTATGACATGCACTCCTCCGTTGCCCAGCAGATGGTGGAGAAGTTCCCCGGCCTCTCGCGCCTGTCCTGGGCTTTGAACGCAGCGGAACGCGGTCTGATCAAGAGTTCAGCCGGCGTTGTCGCGGTCTGCCGCGATGTCGAGCTCTATGTGCGGCAAGCCCGGCCGGATGCCCATGTCGTGCGTCTGGAAGATATCAGCTTCGTGGGCGACACCCCGGCGGCGCCGGTTGCGCCACTGGACGTGCCTGGACCGGTGGTGATGTATGTCGGTAATCTTGAACATTATCAGGGCGTCGGCCTTCTGCTGGAGGCGTTCACCCGGGCGGTCAAGCAGGGAGCGCCCGGCACCCTGGTGATCGTCGGCGGCTTGCCGGAGGATGTGCTCGACTACCGGCGCCGGGCGGCAGACAGCGGGATCGCCGACCGTGTCCGCTTCCTCGGCCAGCGGCCGGTTACGGAACTGGCGGGCCATCTGGAGCAGGCCGACATCCTGGTTTCCCCACGCACACACGGCGTCAATACGCCGATGAAGATCTACAACTACCTGGGATCGGGTCGGGCCGTGCTGGCCACGCGCCTGCCGACCCACACCCAGGTGCTGGATGATTCCATCGCGTGTTTGGTGCCGCCGGAGCCCCAAGCTATGGCCGAGGGGCTGATGCGACTGATCACGGATGCGGAGATGCGGGGGCGGCTGGGGGCGGCGGCGCGCGAACGTGCCCTGGCCGAGCATACGTTCGAAGCCTTCAGCCGGAAACTGACCGCCTTCTACGCCCATATCGACAGCGCTGCGCCCTCCAAGGTGCAGCTTGAAGGGGCCGGAACAAACCTGAATTCCGCCTTGGTCTTCGCGTCTGCAATTCCGTGGTGA